The Methanococcoides methylutens genome segment AACAGTGTCAGGAAAAGCATGCTGTATGCGATCCCTACCGATGAAGGCATTGACTACATCGATATTGGAAGAGTAAAGATGTGATCCTGATAAGGATCACTTTTCCAAAATAACATTTATTAACTACCTTTTTGAATTATTTAGCATGGAAGCACTTTATCTGAAAGACTGTTACATCAGGGAATTCGAAGCAACTGTGACGAGTGTGAAGGATGACAAAATCGTGGTCCTTGACACAACTGCATTCTATCCAAAATCCGGTGGTCAACCGCATGATACCGGAGTTCTGATCAATGAAGGGAAAGAATACAAGGTCGTATTCGTAGGAAAGTTCGATGGTCAGATCAGCCATGAGGTCAGTGAGCCGGGACTGAAAGAAGGAGATAAGGTTAAGGGAATAATTGACTGGGACAGGCGCACCCTCTTCATGAACTACCACACCGCATCCCATATCCTCAGCGCCATCATCCACAATGAGACCGGTGCAAAGATCTCAGGAAACCAGATCGCAGAGGAGAAGACACGAGTGGACTTTAACCTGGAGAACTTCGACAGGGACCAGATAGGCTCATACGAAGCAAAGGTCAATGAGGTCATCAACAGAGCAATTGATGTGAAGATAGACATCCTTCCCAGAGAGGAAGCACTTACTATTCCCTCAGTTGTTAAGCTCAAGGACGCATTCCCTCCGGAGATAGAAGAGATACGCGTGATCAGAATTCCTGATGTTGATGACCAGGCATGTGGCGGAACACACGTGAAAAATACGGGAGAGATCCCGCATATAGAGATCTTCAAGGCAGAGAATAAAGGAAAGAACAACAGGCGAATCTACTTCAGATTCACCTGATCTTATTTTTAAGCGACCTTATTTCTTTTTTAAATTTAAATTCCCGATCGTATTGACATTAAGACTCGTTTTCCTCGAAGTACCTTCTCACAAGCAGCACAAGACTTGAACCAAGCAGTACCAGCAGGAAGATCGCAATAACCATGCCTTCGAGAGTAAAGTCCTGCCATGAATGCACCGAGACCCACATCCCGCTGCGGGTAACGAATGTTGCGAATATGACCAGTATGAAAGATGCAACTGCGAGCATCGGAGCAAGGAATCTGTATTCCCCGTGCTTGACCCTTGTCTGGGAATGCAGATAAGCGGTAGCAGTTATCCAGGGGATAAGTGATGACGTCTCAACAGGGTCCCATGTCCAGTACCATGCACCCCATCCAAGGACCTCATATGCCCAGAAACCGCCAAGTCCGATACCTGCTGTAAGGAAAAGCCATGCCAGACGCATCCAGTCACGTGATATCTTTACCCACTTCCCATCGTCGATGAGCAATGTAGCAAGAGCAGCGGCAAATGGAATGGTGAAAGCTGCATAGCCAAG includes the following:
- the alaXM gene encoding alanyl-tRNA editing protein AlaXM, which translates into the protein MEALYLKDCYIREFEATVTSVKDDKIVVLDTTAFYPKSGGQPHDTGVLINEGKEYKVVFVGKFDGQISHEVSEPGLKEGDKVKGIIDWDRRTLFMNYHTASHILSAIIHNETGAKISGNQIAEEKTRVDFNLENFDRDQIGSYEAKVNEVINRAIDVKIDILPREEALTIPSVVKLKDAFPPEIEEIRVIRIPDVDDQACGGTHVKNTGEIPHIEIFKAENKGKNNRRIYFRFT